AGGAGAACTGAGCACCTAAgtcataaacaaaaacagtctttcattattaaaaaatgcctAAATATGCCTAGTACCTATGAggattttttggaaataaaaacacattaatgaTAATAAAGGGAGACACCATAAAATAATAgtagtgtaaaaataaaaaagacttcAGCTTCATTCCTTGGCCATTTGAGCGTAGAAGTTGACTGACAGATTAATTTCAGGACATAAATGCAATCGTGAACACTGGCGGAAAGCCTCCATAGGCTTCACAGCAGGCATCCGGCAGACGAACGTATATCAGAAGGGTACATGCGCCTCAATCCCCAGGGGGGCCCAGCTGtggtatccttgagcaaggatCTTAACCTGACTCGCTTCACTGccggctgtgtaaatggataacATTCCAAAACTGTTGGTAGCATCGCTCTAGATTATtcaaattctaaataaaaatgaatagtaACTGTACACAAGTAACCGTGCCACTTATCTTAATAACAAGGAAACATTCTGAGTGTAAGCAGTTAATAATATGTATCTCTCGCAAATTAATAGAAATGAcaatgaatgtagaaacgtctctctctctttcgctatatatatatatatatatatatatatatatatatatttctcccCCTGGAATTTCCTATAATTGAAGCTGCCATGGCTCTCAGAGTGACCCTGACATCAGTTTGACTGCCTAATAAATCCCTCACACTGGGTGCAAGGGTGCAAGGAGAGTGTGAGGACAGGAGGCAAGGTGATGAGGAAGAGGGTTCAGGGACAGTCAAACACCCAAGGCTGGACTACTCGtatcattaatattattattatttttataaaaaaataaagcacttaCTCCTTTAGACTAGTGCAGTGGAATAATTTGattacataattcattttaacacattaaTGAATGCAGCACCAACAGGAGAAGGTCTGCTTCACACTTCCCTTAGCTTGCTGCAAAATCACACAATCAGCAAGTGGGTTGTCTCATCCCTTGTCAGACAAATAGCACCATAAATCACTTGCTGGATGAGATGAAATTTTTAGGTTTGTTATCTGTAAAAGCAATGAGACTTGAAGTCTCATAGCTGTTGAAAGGAGATGTTGTCAGTGAAGATTCTAAAAAGCTTTTTAGATGTAGGTATCAACGGATTCAGTGGTTTTACTCGACTACTCCTTGATAAAGTATGagcagtttattttacagtttaaaaatgtatacctGAATGTAGGTTGAATTTGCACTCACAAATTTATTAATTACTGAAATGATTAATTATGCCACATTATCAAACTATTTGCTCAGCAGAAGCCCTATCAAGGATGGGATTTATACTGAATTCGGCACGCTGCCACCCTCACTCACAGGGTGGATTTTTCCTGCCGCTCGGGAATGCGCGTGACCCCTGCACATCTTGTACGACAGATGCCCTTACAGAGGTCCCTCGGACCCAGAGCTAAGGACCAGAATTCAGAATCCACATCTCCTCTCCGCCCGAGTCTCTCTCCGTCGCTCTACAGACGTGACCGGACGCAGAGAGCACGCGGCGGGAGAAAACAACACCCAAACTCACAGATGCCCTGGAAACGCAACCGCTGATAACATCAGCTCTAATTATTTACTAATGAAACTGGAGTTCTGAGGGCTCAAAGGCAGGAGTAATGAATGTAATTGCATGAAAAGCACAGGGTCATTTGCGTATAATAGGGAtgccttttaaaatgcagcTAATCAGGGTGCAAGAGTGTGcataaaaaacactgaactTTTCAGGCTAATGAAACAACATAAAATAGAAACTGTAATTCCTTTTAACGAAGAAAATGTGGCGTTAAGCATCagcatatttatttgtaataatcTATAAAACAAATGTAAGAATATGTAGGGTACATCTGGTGCAAATATAGATTATAATTGAGATTTTATAACTCTAAATATTTACTATTGTTTTGTTATCCATATTTACTGCTGCTTCTGTTCTCAAAAAATAACTGTTACAATAGATGAACATTTTTCACACAATTTCAGATATGAGAGACATACTTGAATGTGCTGATATTTAGGAcgtgcaaaaacaaacatacaatgtTAGCCTCACAAGGAAATTGGAGACATAAATAAATTGAGGCACAAGGGTAAATTAATTCctgaaataaagaataaacCCTTGTCATTCTCCATAATTTACCTTAATAGTGTACTTTTGTAAGCCTTTCCAGCTAAAATGTCTGCGAAATcacaaaattacaaatacaTATCTTTAAAGGTTATGTTGTCCTATGACTTTTGACTTCTCCATACCAAAATGATCCTGATAGAAAACACTACTGTGTGCGTCTCCGATCTCCTCCTAACTTTTAACCACAGGAATACATAATATTACATTGCTTATTCATTTAGCAAACATATTTCCTTTCACACAATCACATATTTACAACTGCATTTAAAGGTAAGCACTTTGTATCAAAGGAGTAACTCTGAAAATGTGGACTTCCCACttccctaaccactatgccTGGATCACCTCCCGTGTTGTAAACTGGCTGCACCATCGACTGTCCTTCACTGGTTTCCATGTCACCCTAATGCCAGAATTATAATAATCAATCACTGTTTATTAAAGTAGAATACTACCATGGATTTATAGAATGTCCTAAAACCaagcaatttaaaatgcatatacacatgGAAGAAtataattcaggttaagcaccagGATTAAAATAGGAGCCCTGGAACCTTCTGATGGTGAGCCCAAGTTGCTTCTTTAGATCCCTAGCCACTATGCCGCATAACCTTCGGCCATTTTACCACCGGCAAAAGGACCGCACAGCTGAAGGAAGGTCATTGAGGGAACACAAGCAGAACTCTGCTGCCCATCAACAGAAACCAGGGTCGCTCCCAGGCAGCTACATGAGCAGCAACAGCACCGGTGTCAGCAGTCTAAGAGCTGAGATGAATCACCACCTGCAATTACCCGCCACAGGGCTTACACACCAACAGGTGCCTTTCGCTGGGTTCCCGTTCTGTTATagtcgttttttcttttccccaacCGCCCCCACTCCCACTAGACAGCTTCCTCCCTACCACACAATCACCCAGTTCACTTCCACTAGATAGCTTCTCCCTACCACACAATCACCCAGTTCACTTCCACTCCCGTTATATCACCCGGCCATTTCTATCCTACTGCTGTACTGTAGGACTCTACTCATAGACCAATCCATGAAATAGCCCAAAGCCAACTGACTGACACAATTCTGGTATGGACACACAAAGCCAGAATGAAAGAAATTACAATCCCACTTGTTTCctacctctcgcccaatgcatgctgggataggcgcTAGCACCTCCCACGAccttgaccaggaataagttggtatagataatggatggatggatagatggacaATCCCAAATAAATGAGACAATAAAACACGACCACAATGTTGTGACAAAGCGGTGTTCTGTTTATGAAATTCAGATGATGTTGTATGAAAAAGTtgtcatattacatttttacagtgaaattgaAAGTTAGGAGGAGACATAAATACTACACAATACAAAATCTACCAAAATCACTTAAAGCAACATGAGTGACAAGCAAAAAATTAGAGCCCCTACATGGATATCAGTGCGCTGCACTGTCTATCCCCCAATACCTGATCCAGGATTATCTAACCCATTGCTAGTCCAgacccataataatagtctGAAAAAGGACAGggactgatccagggtcagcgCAGCAGCCCGTACCTTGCGTCAGCAGCTGCAGGTTGCGCACCTCCTCCCGCACTCTCAGCTGCAGGACCTGCTGCAGGACGTGCTGCCGCTGGCTCTCCTGCATGATGCCCATCCGCTCCAGCTTCCTGTCCGTCAGCCTCATCAGAGCTCGGCCTGGGGGCGAGGGGCACAGAGACAGCGCAGGgcatgagggggagggggctgcagAGAGCCAAACTGAAACAAGACATCAGCATTTCCACTCTGTGTGCCCCCTTAATTCCTTAAACCAATATCTGTTAAATTGCCTTATATTGATGACCCGAGCCAATAAAACAGCAGTGGACCATGTTGCCTTGCTGACCGGGGCTTTCTCATCCCACGTCTCAGCTGAACCCAGTTCCTCAATATAAATCACATGCATCCATTCAATGAATGTCAAGCGCCAATTGTTCGCAGTAATTGATAAATTGCCATTGTTTAGTTGGTCATACTTTTTGTCATtgtaaaatttgttttcataagTGGCACAATCTTTCATTTCAATGTTATCATTTTTCCCTTGTGGACTCAgcaatgtaattacaaaaaataaaacaaaaatttagCTTGATTGATCTATATTTAGTAGGATCATGCATcatatttaaagcaaaaaaaatcccATAATGTTGCTGTGTCCTATAAACCAATAGCGTAATTAATCACTGTGAAGGTTAGTCGGCTGTTATTATCCAATATGCTGAAGGTTGCTCCAGACAGGCCACCATGAACAGGCTATTTTTACATGCTTTTTTGAGTACAGTCGTTATGTTACAACGTTCAGTGCTATTTCTCCAGTCAGAGACAAATGTAGCACGTCTGAGCTCATAGaattattttgcatgcattgaTTGTACAGATATAGCTCAATTCTACAGCttatgtgcgcgtgcgtgcgtgtgtgttgtgtgtgtgtgtgtgtgcgtgtgcgtgtgtgagtttgcgtgtgtttaCATAAATGACCATTCTCCTTTATTGACTGCATTTCTTTCGGTCTATTGAGCTTTCTTTCTTGTGCCCTTTTCCCCACTGAAATAACCATTTCATGGTTAGAATGTCTGCCTTGACCCCAGAAAACTGAGTTCAATTCCTGGCCAAGTCATAccaaacactttaaaaatggtagctagtgtgtatttatgttttgttctaaaagcaataaaaaaaatggattgtgggtaatggccCTTGGGCAGACAGATGCCCTGTATACGGGCGTTTGCTTGTACATGAAGCATCAAACTCAGCTTACTTACTTTTTAAACTATGTGCAAAAACCTCTCACTACAGACAAACATTTTTCCTTGTTTGGTTGTGGGTCAGTAGTTTCAACGTCCCCAAAGACACAGGCAGGAATTTTTCAAGGCATAAATGAGCTTTAAGAGTGGTGGAGCTCAGCAGAGCAGAGAACTGAGAGATAGAGCCTCAGCTCTGAGGTcacctggctcctccccctcctcggcTGCTGATTGGTAGCTGGAGCTGAAGGACCGCAGAACGAGGACGGCCAAACGACTGAAtaacacagagagagataacGCTATAAACAACCCAGGCCAATAGAAGTGGAGCTGAAGTGAGGAGGGAGAAATGGCCACAGAGGGAGATCCCTATGAAGGGaacagagacagcacacacagcgcacagccAGAGTCAGAGCAGTGTTTATTATGCGCCTGTATGGCCAATCCATTACCATTAGAATCACTCCaatatttttcttgtttctgcCTAGAAAAAGCGTGCATCGTCACGCTCTCCGTCCATTACCTGGCAACAACAGCGCACTCCAGAGACGTGTGAAGCACACGCAGCTAATCAGTTTTTATCAAACGCTGTTTGCTGCCGGTATCAGCCTTAAGCTTTAGGATTTACGTTCATCTGATACAACTGCTTCCTCATCAACACCGTGCCCGTTTCCCATTCTTCACACAGTAATAGGCAGACTGCTGTACTTGGCTGCCTAGCGCTCTGGCGCTCTCTGATCAGGCCCAGGGAAGCTGGGTAAAAGCCGTATGAACGGATAACATGTCAAATTCCAACAGACCGAATTAGGGTGTCTGCCAATCATACAATTTATAAAGACAATAATGAAAGCGCATGGGAAAAATATTCAACAAATGCAGTATTTCCATCTACCTACCTCAACTCATCTACCTCTTATATATGGGCATACACAAAATCTGAGGCCTAATCCCGTGTGCTTTCACAAGACAATCGAGCTCTACTGAACCCACCACCTAGAATCCATACTGTTAAAAAATGTCCCGGGTGAAAATATATCAGCTATTTGTCCGTAAGGCTTTTGACTTCACTTGCATGCAACTAATCAGTCGCGGTTTGCTTTTTCAGGACAACATGATCAGGCCTCAAATGAAAagtgaatgcaaaaatatttatggTGCCTGTCCACAGTTACCCTTGGGTAAATATGATCACAGACATCACCTGAAGGGCATTGATGCTGCTGTTAAAGATGCATAGTTATAGACAGGGAAAGCATGGTTGGATCATAGCCACCGTTAGCCCTACCCACCATGTCCTATTGCCCCCTCTCAAAAGAAGAAGGATGTTAATAACACTGTCCTTAAACATGCCATTTTCAATGAGACAAGTTTGTGAGAAATAGCCGCTCAGCCACCTCACAACCCTTTCCACTGACGCGTTCCCTGGCTAATCGGATAAGAAAATGAATACTCCACTGCCTGGTCATTGTGTAGAAAGCACTTTGTAGTGTCACTGGTGCCCACGGTGTTCCCGAGCCTAATCTGAACGAGCCTCAACAGCCCTGTCCTCACTTTGGGGAAAGGACTACGTGCATAGCagggaaattaatgaaagagACGGAGCGGGACTACTGCCTCCCAGAATCCCTTGCACATTAATCTCCGCATTTGGACCCTGAAGCTGTGATTAATGTTGCTGAATTAATGTGCTCACCTTCCTGTGTCATCCTgctccctccacccccagcaCTGCGACTGCAGTCTACTAATTACGCATTTGTAGTGGGCCGGGCTGGGTGTGTGGTGGGGTGAGGGATCTACAAATTTACGCCACCCTCCCTTTTTAGTGAACCTCAGAGGACAGTAACTCGGAACTGCTTGAATGAATCTGACGGCGTGTTCGAGGTCAATGAGTGCTGAGTACAGAGACACAGAACTGAAGTCAGACTTTGCCAGGTGGAACTTGGgaaaacacagggaaaacaagtatacccacaattccctgcgCAAGACACACTGTGCACGACGAGAAAGCAACCATGACTACCAGCCTACACCGTGGAGGTGCTCAAATCTGTCAAATGCCCGACGGAGCAGAATCACACAGGAggacagtctgtctgtctgacccaACTGGGAGTGCAATTGGCCGCTCTCGCGCGTGACACTGTCTGACGCATAACAGTAACGataattctgtctctctctcacacgagACAGTACTGTCTATCTAACAAATCTGACAGTGCTGTCAATCTTCTTCACGCTCCTGACAGAGTGGCAGGGAGTTCCCCTGGAACCCCGCAGTTGCGCTGatcacagaggagagagagtcgTCCTCCGAAACACAGCACTATTGATCTCTTTAAATGAAGTTCCTGGGAGAGAGTTAAACTGGAGGCTTTTCTTCGTTGTTGATGGCGAATTGTTTTGCTGATGGCGGCTGAATCAATTGCCTGACAGCAGAAGAAAGACATGCGAGCCGCTAAATAATCCGGCACTTCTCTTCCGCCGTCAACAAAttcctcctttctccttttGCTCCCAAGAACCGACAGCATTATGCCTCCGATCGAAAGAAGGTGAGAGAAggtgagaggaggtgagagggagcgtaaaaagagacagagatgcagTGAGGGACAGATAGATGAACAGAGAGAAAtgagggggagacagacagagaagcagTTCTGTCGTTGAGAAAGACAGTACATTTGACCATGCTGTGATTCTTTCGGCAAAATGAATGTCAAGTGTTCCCAACAGGCTGTTCTCGGTGCTCTAATTAGATGCAAATTTTATTCTCAGATAATGAAAGATCTGCATTATTTCAATACAAGCTCCTGCTTGGCACTCTGTGTTAATGAAGGTAGCACAGAGTGCTATCCTCCATACGGCTTTCAGGATAGTACAATTACTCTGTGCTTTAATCTGCTTTCAGCATCTCTCACAGATGGATTTCCAGATAAATCATTTGCAGGAGATTACAGAACACATTCAGATATCGCATGAACTCGCATGCCATGTGATACAGCAAGAACCAAGCCTAAGGGTCACATCcatcatttgcaaaaaaacataaaataaacaatacatacTACATGAGCATGGATTAGCTCCACAATGATCTTTCTACTGCCTCGCTTTTTATTCCTAGAGTAATCCACAGagaaacattaatatttcaaacataaaatacagCTGTTGAGAGCATAACAGATAGCCACTGAATATACATGCATCgcgttttatttaattgaattttctGAACTGTAGCCTCTCTACATGCGTGTATTGCATGTAAACTGGTAATCAATCCCATAGAAATGAAAGTAGATGGAGCCCTGATTCTGCAGTTTCATATTCCGGATTTTGCCAGTACATTAGGCCCGAGCTACAGGGATCTATGCTTGCTTTAAAGACCCACTCCAGCAGAAGCTCTGTCCTGTTCATTTCtcagtttaaaaatggaaataggTGGCGTGGGCATGGAGTGGCCGCTTTCGAGCAGTCTCCTGTGTAAATACCCAATACATGCTTTCTTTGTCAAATCCAAGCTATGTATAGTTCTGTTTTGCATATAATGGAGGTCATCCTACTTCCATTACATCAGAGTACCTCATCAATGAGAACAGCCCATATTATTTactgaatgaaaacaatgaatttaAGGCCAACACAGATATTAAATtatcacatacaaaaaaaagttaataccCATAATCCATTGACAGTTAGCACAATGGGATGGAAAATTGTTAGTCATCGTGACAGAGTGATTTCCAAGTCGTAAAGTAGGTCAGGACACATTTATGTGTCAAGGGaaggatggatgaatgaatgaatgaatgaatgaatgacaacaACAGTATAATCGCCAACAACAACAGTCAGGGAACTGGACTCGGAGTTACAGTTGTGGATCTAAGGTTGTGGACTTGATTCTCAGctggggcactgccgttgtacccttaagcaagacTCTGAACCACCaccacttcagtaaatatccagctgtataaatagactGTGAGTAAAGAtttataaacagaaaataagctGCAGCAGGCGGCACTTTCAGTGGCCAGCGCCAAAACGTAGAGACTGGAGTGCTTTCAGCACAGTCTGCCAGACGGCACATCCACTTCGCTGTCTAATTAAATGTGGATCCATGTTAGGCAGCTGTACCCCTGACCGGCACAGACGCTTTGTCTTACACTGGAGAACTTTCTGTGTCTGACTGGGCTCCACTGCTTCAGCTCTTAATAAGCAGCAATGTTGTGCACTGTGCATTTGTTGAAGCTTCAAACTTGAGACATTCTATTTTCCACCTAAATAAAACAGCTTTATATTTGATTACCAAGGGaaatttttccacttttttcctCACTTACATTTCAATatgatttctttgtttttccactCAAGCCCAACTTATTTTTCCCACAATATCTCACAGGATGTCACAGTAAGAAGTTCCATCTTCCTAGAAGATGCCTCTTATTCCTGTGGGTTCCACTATTTATGTTAGCCAAATtctttgtataaataaattttaaaaatcactatGTAAAGCACTGTGCATCTTTGTCGAGAGCACTGAATAAAATACAGGATTTACAGTGGAAGAGCTGATGCTGGTTTTGTGGTTCAGATGTGCTGAGGTCCTGTAAATAAAAGATCCCAAACCACTAATAGTTGAAAAAGGTGTGTTCCAGCATCATTCACAGTAGGGCTGTCAGTGGAGCAACAGGAAGTTGAGAACCGAGGAGCGAGATGAAGTGTTGGGCTGGGGGCTCACCTGTGATGTCATGCTGCTTGAAGGAGTCGCTGTAGATCTGGTACTGGTTGGGACAGTGTTTCTTCAGCCACTTGCATACGTCCTGCTGCGTCCACAGGGCGACCGGCTTGCTCAGCTTCAAGT
This window of the Anguilla anguilla isolate fAngAng1 chromosome 1, fAngAng1.pri, whole genome shotgun sequence genome carries:
- the samd12 gene encoding sterile alpha motif domain-containing protein 12 isoform X2, whose product is MKTNRMPVEAVHCNLSQNGLDHQVCPEDVTSPLDELPIGHGVAIDDDSPTYLDQRDPIYQQASDSQATQPGNLKLSKPVALWTQQDVCKWLKKHCPNQYQIYSDSFKQHDITGRALMRLTDRKLERMGIMQESQRQHVLQQVLQLRVREEVRNLQLLTQGSLESSP